One part of the Arabidopsis thaliana chromosome 1 sequence genome encodes these proteins:
- a CDS encoding DDT domain superfamily (DDT domain superfamily; CONTAINS InterPro DOMAIN/s: DDT domain (InterPro:IPR004022); BEST Arabidopsis thaliana protein match is: unknown protein (TAIR:AT5G25580.1); Has 20293 Blast hits to 13585 proteins in 823 species: Archae - 41; Bacteria - 1919; Metazoa - 8043; Fungi - 2539; Plants - 1031; Viruses - 220; Other Eukaryotes - 6500 (source: NCBI BLink).), giving the protein MGSSSDIVPDRSPADDVAPVTDTKIPKEEPLTLRRTRPSRACTVRAQQRLQELQAAERKLKPPKKEYKREQHRRREEVVEEDEDSEDDDQEDEENDGDDESNPKQCVAGGSSTKIITSLVPPPEPSQMPRWNLRSMWELASVLNFLHVFRPLLKINAEFSAEEFETALLTPNDTLSDIHIPLLKAIPPVTRMALTRDTWVTVLCRKIRDCWHWVAEGDLPIVALQGREIEVYKNLDPAIRVVILKALCDIRVEQEDIRSYIDNSLKTGVHLSVFRKDRVGGDSHGVNFWYEEDPLIGHRLYREIRKAEVLKVKTKGSKILPNITYQWETVATNFDEFQDVSEKLLQSSSRIEVSLGKKLVKDMLPEIEKEHKRKEKLLKKQHRQALLLDNFVVVDGLAGRSLRDRKPVRYTFDDYDKSINDAIKITKKKHPSPEHPLHRRESARLDALANGRSTSSTHPTEPVNDTASGRSSDFADYDDFDEHRDESLDRRRRQRPQRYSATDFVETVSDNEVEFQSDDDIYGEAVYDEEYLKKRKQKKLSSGSEGDEEKGDEEYKWDEDNAEYEEEEEEEEEEDSLSASEEDSDEPRRAKKMPRRETKLRSRSNDFRPGLRRSKRATRIDYQQYEFSDSDKEATGLAKRKRFVEPDEPSDETGNGDFTMGSQDSEENANDPETKSGEEEEPRDVNDNADTTNGKENNQLNKSNGTTDQEEVEGVVGKRRYLDLNELAPVSGFDDGPSTVLKDDDKTDNS; this is encoded by the exons ATGGGTTCCTCCTCCGATATCGTCCCTGACCGATCTCCAGCTGACGATGTAGCTCCGGTTACAGATACCAAAATTCCAAAGGAGGAGCCTTTGACGCTTAGGAGAACGCGTCCTTCTCGGGCTTGTACTGTTAGGGCTCAGCAGCGGCTTCAAGAGCTTCAAGCGGCGGAGAGAAAGCTTAAGCCGCCTAAGAAGGAGTATAAACGAGAGCAGCATCGACGGAGAGAAgaggtggtggaggaagatGAGGATTCGGAGGATGACGATCAAGAGGATGAAGAGAACGACGGAGATGATGAGAGTAATCCGAAGCAATGCGTTGCTGGAGGAAGTTCTACTAAAATCATTACTTCTCTTGTTCCGCCACCGGAACCTTCACAGATGCCGCGGTGGAATCTTCGTTCTATGTGGGAACTTGCTTCTGTGCTCAATTTCTTGCAT GTATTTAGACCGCTTTTGAAAATCAATGCGGAGTTTTCAGCGGAGGAGTTTGAAACGGCTTTGCTTACTCCAAACGATACTTTAAGTGATATTCACATTCCTCTGCTAAAG GCCATTCCGCCTGTAACTCGAATGGCTCTCACCCGTGATACCTGGGTAACTGTCCTGTGcagaaaaataagagattgCTGGCATTGG GTTGCAGAAGGGGACCTTCCTATTGTTGCCTTGCAAGG GCGGGAGATTGAAGTTTACAAAAATCTTGATCCAGCCATCCGTGTGGTGATTTTAAAAGCGTTATGTGATATTCGTGTTGAG CAAGAGGATATCAGGAGCTACATTGACAACTCTCTTAAAACTGGCGTTCACCTGTCAGTTTTTCGCAAAGATCGTGTTGGGGGTGATTCACATGGAGTTAATTTTTG GTATGAGGAAGATCCCTTAATTGGTCACCGTTTATATCGGGAAATAAGGAAAGCAGAGGTGTTGAAGGTCAAAACAAAGGGTTCCAAGATTCTTCCTAACATAACATACCAATGGGAAACTGTTGCCACTAATTTCGATGAATTCCAAGATGTTTCT gAAAAACTTCTTCAGAGTAGTAGTAGAATTGAAGTTTCTCTAGGGAAGAAGTTAGTAAAAGATATGCTTCCTGAGATAGAAAAAGAACACAAG aggaaagaaaaattgttgaaaaagCAACACAGACAGGCTCTTCTCCTTGATAACTTTGTGGTTGTTGATGGTCTTGCTGGGCGATCTCTCCGTGATAGGAAGCCAGTTAGATACACTTTTG ATGATTATGATAAGTCCATAAATGATGCTATCAAGATAACAAA GAAGAAACATCCATCACCAGAACATCCTCTCCACAGAAGAGAATCTGCCAGGTTGGACGCTCTTGCGAATGGCAGATCGACCAGTTCAACCCACCCTACTGAGCCTGTGAACGATACAGCATCTGGGAGATCTTCTGATTTTGCTGATTATGATGATTTCGATGAGCATAGAGATGAATCTTTGGACAGAAG GCGCAGACAACGACCTCAACGATATTCAGCTACGGACTTTGTTGAAACTGTTTCAGACAATGAGGTAGAATTTCAAAGTGACGATGACATTTATGGGGAAGCAGTTTATGATGAAGAATATCTGAAGAAGCGTAAACAGAAAAAGCTCTCTAGCGGTTCTGagggagatgaagaaaagggAGATGAAGAATACAAATGGGATGAAGACAATGCTGAgtatgaggaagaagaagaagaggaagaagaagaagattcccTAAGTGCAAGCGAAGAGGATAGTGATGAACCCCGGAGGGCTAAGAAAATGCCACGGAGAGAAACTAAGTTAAGATCAAGATCAAATGATTTTCGGCCAGGCCTGAGACGAAGTAAAAGAGCCACGCGAATTGATTACCAACAATATGAGTTCTCAGACTCGGACAAAGAAGCAACAGGACTGGCAAAACGTAAGCGGTTTGTTGAGCCGGACGAACCTTCTGATGAAACAGGGAATGGGGATTTCACAATGGGAAGTCAGGACTCTGAAGAAAATGCAAACGACCCAGAAACAAAAtctggtgaagaagaagagccgAGAGATGTCAATGACAATGCAGATACAACAAATGGAAAAGAGAATAACCAACTTAACAAATCAAACGGCACAACAGACCAAGAAGAAGTTGAGGGTGTAGTAGGCAAAAGGCGTTACCTCGACTTAAACGAGCTGGCCCCGGTATCTGGTTTTGATGATGGCCCAAGTACAGTATTGAAGGATGATGATAAGACAGACAATTCATAA
- a CDS encoding Homeodomain-like superfamily protein (Homeodomain-like superfamily protein; FUNCTIONS IN: DNA binding, sequence-specific DNA binding transcription factor activity; INVOLVED IN: regulation of transcription, DNA-dependent; EXPRESSED IN: 23 plant structures; EXPRESSED DURING: 13 growth stages; CONTAINS InterPro DOMAIN/s: SANT, DNA-binding (InterPro:IPR001005), Homeodomain-like (InterPro:IPR009057), Myb, DNA-binding (InterPro:IPR014778), Myb-like DNA-binding domain, SHAQKYF class (InterPro:IPR006447), HTH transcriptional regulator, Myb-type, DNA-binding (InterPro:IPR017930); BEST Arabidopsis thaliana protein match is: Homeodomain-like superfamily protein (TAIR:AT1G74840.1); Has 1188 Blast hits to 1183 proteins in 100 species: Archae - 0; Bacteria - 0; Metazoa - 0; Fungi - 0; Plants - 1018; Viruses - 0; Other Eukaryotes - 170 (source: NCBI BLink).): MAAVSSSSETGDCGVTGKRDEIMLFGVRVVVDPMRKCVSLNNLSDYEKSSPEDEIPKIVTAGAGDGEDKNETDATVIVADGYASANDAVQISSSSGGRKRGVPWTENEHKRFLIGLQKVGKGDWKGISRNFVKSRTPTQVASHAQKYFLRRTNLNRRRRRSSLFDITTETVTEMAMEQDPTQENSPLPETNISSGQQAMQVFTDVPTKTENAPETFHLNDPYLVPVTFQAKPTFNLNTDAAPLSLNLCLASSFNLNEQPNSRHSAFTMMPSFSDGDSNSSIIRVA; this comes from the exons ATGGCCGCCGTTAGTAGTTCGTCGGAGACCGGAGACTGCGGCGTTACGggaaagagagatgagatcATGTTGTTCGGAGTTAGAGTCGTGGTTGATCCGATGAGAAAGTGTGTGAGTTTGAACAATCTCTCTGATTATGAAAAGTCTTCTCCGGAGGATGAGATCCCTAAGATAGTCACCGCCGGAGCTGGAGATGGTGAAGATAAGAACGAAACGGATGCGACGGTGATTGTCGCTGACGGTTACGCCTCCGCCAATGACGCTGTCCAGATTTCGTCTTCTTCCGGCGGGAGGAAACGAG GGGTTCCATGGACAGAGAACGAGCATAAGAGGTTCTTGATTGGGTTGCAGAAAGTAGGAAAAGGAGATTGGAAAGGAATATCAAGAAACTTTGTGAAGAGTAGGACTCCTACTCAAGTAGCTAGTCATGCTCAGAAATACTTCCTCCGACGAACCAACCTCAACCGTCGCCGAAGAAGATCTAGCCTTTTTGATATCACTACTGAGACG GTTACAGAAATGGCCATGGAGCAAGATCCTACTCAGGAGAACTCACCACTACCTGAAACCAACATCAGCTCTGGACAGCAAGCGATGCAAGTTTTTACTGACGTGCCGACAAAAACTGAGAATGCACCAGAGACATTTCATCTCAACGATCCATATCTGGTTCCAGTAACCTTCCAAGCAAAGCCAACATTCAATCTAAACACAGATGCTGCTCCACTTTCTCTCAACCTTTGTCTGGCATCCTCATTTAATCTTAACGAGCAACCCAACTCAAGACACTCGGCTTTCACGATGATGCCAAGCTTCAGCGATGGAGATAGCAATAGCAGCATCATCAGAGTTGCTTAG
- a CDS encoding myosin-binding protein, putative (Protein of unknown function, DUF593) (Protein of unknown function, DUF593; FUNCTIONS IN: molecular_function unknown; INVOLVED IN: biological_process unknown; LOCATED IN: endomembrane system; EXPRESSED IN: 9 plant structures; EXPRESSED DURING: L mature pollen stage, M germinated pollen stage, 4 anthesis, C globular stage, petal differentiation and expansion stage; CONTAINS InterPro DOMAIN/s: Protein of unknown function DUF593 (InterPro:IPR007656); BEST Arabidopsis thaliana protein match is: Protein of unknown function, DUF593 (TAIR:AT1G74830.1); Has 1377 Blast hits to 1217 proteins in 215 species: Archae - 6; Bacteria - 79; Metazoa - 450; Fungi - 121; Plants - 429; Viruses - 14; Other Eukaryotes - 278 (source: NCBI BLink).): protein MSNRSFKNFIEEELGTFPQFLIYALLEWILIIILFIDGFLAFFSNQIAKFFDLKIPCLLCTRLDHVLVSRNPDFYYNDSICDAHKKNVSSLAYCHVHKKLSEIKRMCEGCLLSFATEKETDVDTYKSLIGILHKDLELLIDDERELQLAFPVAGSKKDENFYQVENRTNNSNDRFQRQQRCSCCGQIMKLKSDKPKSNNQSFFGAPSPSPRVSFNQRTLDLSNIKYTDLPEDDDALNTKGASLDAVDDRTPSFVKGGNKFFGIPLSDSAQNSPRWSVRSMKKSFVDQNGLESEVLDGDSILQHLNRQVRLDRKSLMDLYMELDEERSASAVAANNAMAMITRLQAEKAAVQMEALQYQRMMDEQAEYDQEALQSMNGLLVKREEEMKELEAGIEVYRLRYGLLREERGEAEEFLDEETKPVSDLPVCSSNHEEDLEQMKDSAEDSIGNNGVMIIEEEKENGSRKDMLVKEISEITERLNAIESKGELLQQISDVLDVSEGEAILLQISQNLHMLRSFIEMPTES from the exons ATGTCTAACCGTTCCTTCAAGAATTtcatagaagaagaacttgGAACATTCCCACAGTTCTTAATCTACGCTCTTCTTGAATGGATCCTCATCATTATCCTCTTCATCGATGGCTTCCTCGCTTTCTTCTCTAACCAAATCGCTAAATTCTTTGACCTCAAAATCCCCTGTCTTCTCTGCACTAGACTCGACCATGTTCTTGTCAGCAGAAACCCTGATTTCTATTACAACGACTCGATATGCGATGCTCACAAGAAGAATGTCTCATCTCTCGCTTACTGTCATGTGCACAAGAAACTCTCTGAGATCAAACGTATGTGTGAAGGatgtcttctctctttcgcTACCGAGAAAGAAACAGATGTTGATACTTACAAGTCTCTTATTGGAATCTTGCATAAGGATCTTGAGCTTCTTATCGACGATGAACGTGAGCTTCAATTGGCGTTTCCGGTTGCGGGTTcgaagaaagatgaaaacttcTATCAGGTTGAGAACAGAACTAACAATAGCAATGACAGGTTTCAGAGGCAGCAACGTTGTTCTTGTTGTGGGCAGATAATGAAGCTGAAATCCGATAAACCTAAGAGCaataatcaatcttttttcGGAGCTCCTAGTCCATCTCCTAGAGTTTCATTTAACCAAAGAACTTTGGATTTGTCTAACATTAAATACACGGATTTGCCTGAGGATGATGATGCTTTGAACACGAAAGGCGCTTCGTTGGATGCAGTTGATGACAGAACTCCGAGTTTTGTAAAAGGAGGTAATAAGTTCTTTGGCATTCCGCTTTCTGACTCGGCTCAGAATAGTCCGCGATGGTCTGTTCGATCAATGAAGAAATCTTTCGTTGATCAGAATGGTTTGGAGAGCGAAGTGTTGGATGGAGATTCGATACTTCAGCATCTAAATAGACAGGTTAGATTGGATCGCAAGTCGTTGATGGATTTGTATATGGAGTTAGATGAAGAGAGGAGTGCTTCAGCTGTTGCAGCAAACAATGCAATGGCTATGATCACAAGACTTCAAGCAGAGAAAGCTGCGGTTCAAATGGAGGCATTGCAGTATCAGAGAATGATGGATGAGCAAGCAGAATATGATCAAGAAGCTTTGCAGTCTATGAATGGTTTGTTGGttaagagagaagaggaaatgAAAGAGCTTGAAGCTGGAATTGAAGTTTATAGATTGAGATATGGATTgttgagagaagaaagaggagaagcAGAGGAGTTTCTTGATGAAGAAACTAAACCGGTTTCAGATTTGCCTGTTTGTTCTTCAAATCATGAAGAAGATTTGGAACAAATGAAAGATTCAGCTGAGGATTCTATAGGCAATAATGGTGTGATGATtatagaggaagaaaaag AGAATGGAAGCAGAAAAGATATGTTAGTGAAGGAAATTTCAGAGATTACAGAGAGACTAAATGCAATTGAATCAAAAGGTGAATTGTTGCAGCAAATTTCAGATGTTTTAGATGTTAGTGAAGGAGAAGCAATTCTATTACAGATATCTCAGAATCTGCATATGCTTCGTAGTTTCATTGAAATGCCAACAGAATCATGA
- a CDS encoding RmlC-like cupins superfamily protein (RmlC-like cupins superfamily protein; FUNCTIONS IN: manganese ion binding, nutrient reservoir activity; INVOLVED IN: biological_process unknown; LOCATED IN: endomembrane system, apoplast; EXPRESSED IN: inflorescence meristem, hypocotyl, root, flower, pollen tube; EXPRESSED DURING: petal differentiation and expansion stage; CONTAINS InterPro DOMAIN/s: Cupin, RmlC-type (InterPro:IPR011051), Cupin 1 (InterPro:IPR006045), Germin (InterPro:IPR001929), RmlC-like jelly roll fold (InterPro:IPR014710); BEST Arabidopsis thaliana protein match is: germin-like protein 4 (TAIR:AT1G18970.1); Has 1578 Blast hits to 1564 proteins in 115 species: Archae - 0; Bacteria - 82; Metazoa - 0; Fungi - 29; Plants - 1449; Viruses - 0; Other Eukaryotes - 18 (source: NCBI BLink).), whose product MTTLQISSSLFRSFLLVICVFVIPSLSSDSDPLQDFCVGDLKASPSINGFPCKSSVSASDFFFSGLGGPLNTSTPNGVAVSPANVLTFPGLNTLGLSMNNVEFAPGGVNPPHSHPRATEAGVVIEGSVFVGFLTTNNTLFSKVLNAGEMFVVPRGLVHFQWNVGKVKARLITSFNSQLPGSAVLPSTLFGSNPTIPNAVLTKTFRTDDVTVNKLKSKFAV is encoded by the coding sequence ATGACTACTCtccaaatctcttcttctcttttcagatcttttcttcttgtgatCTGTGTCTTTGTAATCCCATCTCTCTCATCTGATTCTGATCCTTTACAAGACTTCTGCGTCGGCGATCTCAAAGCTTCTCCTTCCATCAATGGCTTCCCTTGCAAATCATCCGTCTCCGCTtctgacttcttcttctccggctTAGGTGGTCCTTTAAACACCTCGACCCCTAACGGCGTAGCCGTTTCCCCCGCCAATGTCCTAACTTTTCCGGGTCTAAACACTTTAGGACTCTCGATGAACAACGTTGAATTCGCTCCAGGCGGTGTAAATCCTCCTCACTCGCATCCGCGTGCAACCGAAGCAGGAGTTGTGATCGAAGGCTCGGTTTTTGTCGGGTTCTTGACTACTAACAACACTCTGTTCTCGAAGGTTTTGAATGCCGGAGAGATGTTTGTTGTCCCTAGAGGATTGGTTCATTTCCAATGGAATGTTGGTAAAGTGAAAGCGCGTTTGATAACCTCTTTCAACAGTCAGCTTCCAGGATCGGCTGTTCTGCCTAGTACTCTGTTTGGCTCAAACCCTACCATTCCAAATGCTGTTTTGACCAAAACGTTTAGGACTGATGATGTTACTGTGAACAAACTCAAGTCCAAGTTTGCtgtttga
- the GLP4 gene encoding germin-like protein 4 (germin-like protein 4 (GLP4); FUNCTIONS IN: manganese ion binding, nutrient reservoir activity; LOCATED IN: endomembrane system, apoplast; EXPRESSED IN: root; CONTAINS InterPro DOMAIN/s: Cupin, RmlC-type (InterPro:IPR011051), Cupin 1 (InterPro:IPR006045), RmlC-like jelly roll fold (InterPro:IPR014710), Germin (InterPro:IPR001929), Germin, manganese binding site (InterPro:IPR019780); BEST Arabidopsis thaliana protein match is: RmlC-like cupins superfamily protein (TAIR:AT1G18980.1); Has 30201 Blast hits to 17322 proteins in 780 species: Archae - 12; Bacteria - 1396; Metazoa - 17338; Fungi - 3422; Plants - 5037; Viruses - 0; Other Eukaryotes - 2996 (source: NCBI BLink).), with translation MATLQIPSALLRSFLLMFCLFVIPSLSSDSDPLQDFCVGDLKASASINGFPCKSAVSASDFFYSGLGGPLDTSNPNGVTVAPANVLTFPGLNTLGISMNNVELAPGGVNPPHLHPRATEVGTVIEGSVFVGFLSTNNTLFSKVLNAGEAFVIPRGLVHFQWNVGQVKARMITAFNSQLPGAVVLPSTLFGSKPEIPNAVLTRAFRTDDTTVQNLKSKFAV, from the coding sequence ATGGCTACTCTCCAAATACCTTCTGCTCTTTTAAGATCTTTCCTTCttatgttttgtctctttgtaATCCCATCTCTCTCATCTGATTCTGATCCTTTACAAGACTTCTGCGTTGGCGATCTCAAAGCTTCTGCTTCCATCAATGGCTTTCCATGCAAATCAGCCGTTTCTGCTTCTGACTTCTTCTACTCCGGTTTAGGTGGCCCCTTAGACACGTCAAACCCTAACGGAGTAACCGTTGCTCCCGCCAACGTCTTAACCTTCCCGGGTCTAAACACTTTAGGAATCTCGATGAATAACGTTGAGCTAGCTCCAGGAGGTGTAAATCCGCCTCACTTGCACCCGCGTGCAACCGAAGTAGGAACTGTGATCGAAGGCTCGGTGTTTGTCGGATTCTTGAGTACCAACAACACTTTGTTCTCAAAAGTTTTGAATGCAGGAGAGGCGTTTGTTATCCCTAGAGGATTGGTTCATTTCCAATGGAACGTTGGCCAAGTGAAAGCGCGAATGATAACCGCTTTTAACAGCCAGCTCCCAGGAGCAGTTGTTTTGCCTAGTACTCTGTTCGGCTCGAAACCTGAGATTCCAAACGCAGTCCTGACCAGAGCGTTTAGGACTGATGATACAACTGTGCAGAATCTCAAGTCCAAGTTTGCtgtttga
- a CDS encoding myb-like HTH transcriptional regulator family protein (myb-like HTH transcriptional regulator family protein; FUNCTIONS IN: DNA binding, sequence-specific DNA binding transcription factor activity; INVOLVED IN: regulation of transcription, DNA-dependent, regulation of transcription; CONTAINS InterPro DOMAIN/s: SANT, DNA-binding (InterPro:IPR001005), Homeodomain-like (InterPro:IPR009057), Myb, DNA-binding (InterPro:IPR014778), HTH transcriptional regulator, Myb-type, DNA-binding (InterPro:IPR017930), Homeodomain-related (InterPro:IPR012287), Myb transcription factor (InterPro:IPR015495); BEST Arabidopsis thaliana protein match is: myb domain protein 103 (TAIR:AT5G56110.1); Has 5693 Blast hits to 5684 proteins in 361 species: Archae - 0; Bacteria - 0; Metazoa - 298; Fungi - 67; Plants - 4922; Viruses - 3; Other Eukaryotes - 403 (source: NCBI BLink).), translated as MVRSCSSKSKNPWTNEEDTTQKFVFASASKNGCAAPKKIGLRRCGKSCRVRKTDHSGTKHESFTSEDEDLIIKMHAAMGSRWQLIAQHLPGKTEEEVKMFWNTKLKKKLSEMGIDHVTHRPFSHVLAEYGNINGGGNLNPNPSNQAGSLGRNHSLNDDGHQQQPNDSGDLMFHLQAIKLMTDSSNQVKPESTFVYASSSSSNSSPPLFSSTCSTIAQENSEVNFTWSDFLLDQETFHENQQNHPQELDSLFGNDFSEVTAATMANTSTVPSQIEEESLSNGFVESIIAKEKEFFLGFPSYLEQPFHF; from the exons ATGGTGAGATCTTGttcttcaaaatcaaagaatccTTGGACAAACGAAGAAGACACAACCCAAAAGTTTGTGTTTGCGTCTGCGTCCAAAAACGGATGTGCAGCTCCTAAGAAAATAG GACTTAGGAGATGTGGAAAGAGTTGCAGAGTGAGAAAGACTGATCATTCAGGAACCAAACATGAGAGCTTCACTTCTGAAGACGAAGATCTGATCATCAAGATGCACGCAGCAATGGGAAGCAG ATGGCAACTTATTGCACAACATTTACCAGGaaagacagaagaagaagtgaagatgTTTTGGAACacaaaactgaagaagaaactgtcGGAAATGGGGATAGATCATGTCACTCACCGTCCCTTTTCTCACGTACTTGCTGAATACGGCAACATCAATGGTGGTGgaaacctaaaccctaatccctCGAACCAAGCCGGATCTCTTGGACGCAATCACTCGCTCAATGATGATggtcatcaacaacaacctaATGATTCAGGAGATCTCATGTTTCATTTACAAGCAATCAAGCTTATGACAGATTCATCGAACCAAGTCAAGCCTGAGTCTACGTTTGTGTACgcctcttcgtcttcttctaaCTCGTCTCCTCCATTGTTCTCTTCAACTTGTTCTACCATAGCTCAGGAGAATTCAGAGGTTAACTTCACTTGGTCTGACTTCCTTCTTGACCAAGAAACCTTCCATGAAAACCAACAGAATCATCCTCAAGAACTAGACAGCTTGTTTGGGAACGACTTCTCCGAGGTAACAGCAGCTACAATGGCTAACACATCAACCGTACCATCTCAGATCGAAGAAGAATCTTTGAGCAATGGGTTCGTTGAATCGATTATCGCTAAAGAAAAGGAGTTTTTCTTGGGATTTCCGAGCTATCTGGAACAACCTTTCCACTTTTAG